The following proteins are co-located in the Mus pahari chromosome 14, PAHARI_EIJ_v1.1, whole genome shotgun sequence genome:
- the LOC110331307 gene encoding protein RoBo-1-like — protein MGWSSILKSLLTVSVLSILTVCSVESSTCIEASCPNGTCPTGSTCSSPSGCFSLIQQLQTPPPNTNLRLVEKGCVSNQNPCALEFSATLGNQQKFRYQRQCCTTEQCNKVDPTLSTLSSEANGVECPACYNDKTNTCPTTTPLKCTGEEKRCIEVTSRDSSSNNVVLYGKGCATEKACALNMTVFQTIQVKTSCTPANGSPALKSIALLPVILLLQKVLL, from the exons ATGGGCTGGTCCTCCATCCTGAAGAGCCTCCTCACAGTTTCTGTCCTTAGCATTTTAACTGTCTGCTCCGTAG AGAGTTCCACGTGTATAGAAGCTTCATGTCCAAATGGAACTTGTCCAACGGGTTCTACTTGTAGCTCCCCCTCTGGCTGCTTCAGCCTAATACAGCAACTTCAAACACCAC CTCCAAATACAAATCTACGACTTGTTGAAAAAGGGTGTGTTTCAAATCAAAACCCATGTGCCCTGGAATTCTCAGCAACACTGGGGAATCAACAGAAATTTAGATACCAGAGGCAGTGCTGCACCACTGAGCAGTGCAACAAAGTCGACCCCACTC tgTCTACATTATCTTCAGAAGCCAATGGTGTTGAATGTCCTGCCTGCTACAATGATAAAACCAATACCTGCCCCACAACGACTCCCCTAAAGTGcacaggggaagagaaaaggtgtATTGAGGTTACCAGCAGAG ATTCATCTTCTAATAACGTAGTACTGTATGGAAAGGGTTGTGCAACAGAAAAAGCCTGTGCACTGAATATGACAGTCTTCCAAACGATACAAGTTAAAACCTCATGCACTCCGGCCAATGGAAGCCCTGCCCTCAAATCCATTGCATTACTCCCAGTTATTCTGCTCCTCCAAAAAGTCTTGCTTTGA